One window of Phycisphaeraceae bacterium genomic DNA carries:
- the purD gene encoding phosphoribosylamine--glycine ligase: protein MTTSSTTPDAINVLLIGSGGREHAIAHAISRSSRLGTLHLTDQSNPGLQSLGTRVDIPVSRKEIYRLDQYCNHHNISLVIIGPEDPLAEGYTDALATETRFVFGPTQAGARLESDKAWAKQFMRQMAIPAAEGRAFTDAEAAHEYVRTRMDGVVVKAAGLAKGKGVIVPSTVDEAHAAVDAVLVEKQFGNAGNICVIEEQLKGPEVSVFALTDGKTLAVLDVCQDHKRLLDNNMGPNTGGMGAFCPSPLVEAKLLAQIERDVLLPTVSGLRREGIVYRGVIYAGLMLTHAGPKVLEYNVRFGDPEAQVLLPRFTSDVLEMMYLTAQGRLEEADIQVRSGAACTVVLASENYPDSPRTGVTVNGLDDVTDENVVVYHAGTKRDASGNIVTSGGRVLAITGLGDNLHTARDTAYNAAKKIHFDGMQMRSDIGASVLTSNATR from the coding sequence CGGTTCGGGTGGGCGAGAGCACGCAATTGCCCATGCAATATCCCGATCCTCTCGACTCGGCACCCTGCATCTGACCGATCAGTCGAATCCTGGCCTGCAGTCGCTCGGTACGCGAGTTGACATACCCGTGTCGCGCAAAGAGATCTACAGACTCGACCAGTATTGCAACCATCACAACATCTCGCTGGTCATCATCGGCCCCGAAGACCCACTCGCTGAGGGGTATACCGATGCGCTCGCAACTGAGACACGCTTTGTGTTCGGGCCAACCCAGGCTGGCGCTCGTCTTGAGAGTGACAAAGCGTGGGCGAAGCAGTTCATGCGTCAGATGGCAATCCCAGCCGCTGAAGGTCGTGCGTTTACTGATGCCGAAGCTGCGCACGAGTATGTGCGCACTCGCATGGATGGTGTTGTTGTCAAAGCGGCCGGGCTTGCCAAGGGCAAGGGTGTGATTGTTCCATCAACAGTGGATGAAGCGCACGCTGCGGTGGATGCAGTCCTCGTGGAAAAGCAGTTCGGTAACGCTGGGAATATCTGCGTTATTGAAGAACAACTCAAAGGCCCTGAGGTATCCGTCTTCGCGTTAACCGATGGGAAAACTCTTGCAGTTCTTGATGTGTGCCAGGACCACAAACGCCTGCTCGACAACAACATGGGCCCGAATACCGGGGGCATGGGCGCGTTCTGTCCAAGTCCATTGGTTGAGGCGAAACTCCTCGCTCAGATCGAACGTGATGTGCTGCTTCCAACGGTGAGTGGCCTGCGTCGCGAGGGCATCGTGTACCGTGGTGTGATCTACGCTGGATTAATGCTCACGCACGCTGGTCCGAAGGTGCTCGAATACAACGTACGATTCGGCGACCCTGAGGCCCAGGTGCTGCTCCCCCGCTTCACTTCGGATGTTCTGGAGATGATGTATCTGACGGCGCAAGGCAGACTTGAGGAAGCAGACATCCAGGTGAGATCGGGTGCTGCATGCACAGTTGTGCTCGCAAGCGAGAACTACCCGGATTCACCCCGCACCGGCGTGACTGTCAACGGGCTTGATGATGTCACGGATGAAAACGTTGTTGTGTACCACGCGGGGACAAAGCGAGATGCGTCCGGCAACATCGTCACCAGCGGCGGTCGCGTGCTCGCGATCACCGGTCTTGGAGACAATCTCCATACGGCACGTGACACTGCATACAACGCGGCGAAGAAGATCCACTTTGATGGCATGCAGATGCGCTCCGACATTGGCGCATCAGTTCTGACATCGAATGCGACTCGGTAG
- a CDS encoding glutamine synthetase III, translating to MNASGCQTGHSKVRVVDTFGADVFHDREMRQRLPKSVYTRLRATIDQHEPLDEHLADVVANAIKDWAIDHGATHYTHWFQPLTGLTAEKHDSFLQLDDRAGAINEFRGSTLVQGEPDASSFPSGGLRTTFEARGYTAWDCTSPPFIHRHGPSPTLCIPTAFVSWTGEALDKRTPLLRSVAALNKQAVRVLKFFGTDVGVTRVDTTVGAEQEFFLIDASHLTSRPDLQICDRTLIGALPPKGQQLEDHYFGSIPSRVLAFMTECEQTLFRLGVPVKTRHNEVAPCQFEFACLHETANLACDHQMLVMETLMRTAPRHGLRCILHEKPFAGINGSGKHVNWSMATDTGMNLLDPRENTHDNLQFLTFLCAVIRAVDLHADLLRSSIVSVGNDHRLGANEAPPAIISIFLGDMLSDIIDQIEKGGATKSIKGGSLKLGANTLPTLPRHSGDRNRTSPFAFTGNKFEFRAVGSSAAVALPAMVLNTIVADSLLFIADELEKASPKKTELSDAERQKIINKLLKDIVVTHKRVLFDGDNYDKAWHDEAEKRGLPIIRTTPEAIAVLRDRKTAELFKRQSVLNKAEVESRASIFAEKYNKQLTIEAEILVSIAESRILPALLRHQCELAEAVSATEAADVDPRDLRGLLEDHNEAVHRMIAGMRKLSEQIDIAHHKDPIKHGSLLVEKVIPAMADLRQIIDDLERSVSHDLWPMPSYQDMLRV from the coding sequence ATGAACGCGAGCGGATGCCAGACGGGACATTCCAAGGTTCGGGTTGTTGATACATTCGGAGCCGATGTCTTTCACGATCGGGAGATGCGTCAGCGCCTACCCAAGAGCGTGTACACACGCCTGCGCGCAACGATTGACCAGCACGAGCCGCTTGATGAGCATTTGGCTGATGTTGTTGCCAACGCCATCAAAGACTGGGCAATCGACCATGGTGCAACACACTACACACACTGGTTCCAACCGCTGACCGGCCTGACAGCCGAAAAACACGACTCATTCCTCCAACTCGATGATCGTGCAGGCGCTATCAATGAGTTCCGTGGCAGCACACTCGTGCAGGGAGAGCCCGACGCCTCCAGTTTCCCATCGGGCGGTTTGCGCACCACATTCGAAGCTCGCGGCTACACCGCGTGGGACTGCACCAGTCCACCATTCATCCATCGTCATGGGCCAAGCCCCACGCTCTGCATCCCTACCGCATTCGTTTCGTGGACAGGTGAAGCGCTCGACAAAAGAACTCCGCTGCTGCGGTCTGTTGCTGCACTCAACAAGCAGGCAGTCCGTGTGCTGAAGTTCTTTGGTACAGATGTTGGAGTCACGCGCGTTGATACAACAGTGGGTGCAGAGCAGGAGTTCTTCCTGATCGACGCTTCGCACCTCACGTCTCGACCGGATCTGCAAATCTGCGATCGCACACTTATTGGTGCCCTCCCCCCGAAGGGGCAGCAGCTTGAGGATCACTACTTCGGATCTATCCCATCGCGTGTGCTCGCATTTATGACAGAATGTGAGCAGACCCTGTTCCGACTCGGTGTGCCTGTAAAGACACGCCACAACGAGGTTGCACCATGCCAGTTCGAGTTTGCATGTCTCCATGAGACAGCGAACCTCGCGTGCGATCATCAGATGTTGGTCATGGAAACACTGATGCGTACGGCGCCGCGCCATGGTTTGCGATGCATCCTGCACGAGAAACCGTTCGCAGGCATCAACGGCTCGGGCAAGCACGTGAACTGGTCTATGGCGACAGATACCGGCATGAATCTGCTCGATCCGCGCGAAAACACCCACGACAATCTTCAGTTCCTCACATTCCTTTGCGCAGTCATTCGCGCTGTGGATCTGCACGCAGATCTTCTGAGAAGCTCGATTGTCTCCGTTGGCAACGACCACCGTCTCGGTGCGAACGAGGCGCCGCCGGCAATCATCTCCATCTTTCTCGGCGACATGCTCTCAGATATCATCGACCAGATCGAGAAAGGCGGAGCTACCAAGAGCATCAAGGGAGGTTCTTTGAAACTCGGCGCAAACACGCTGCCGACACTTCCCCGTCATTCAGGCGACAGAAATAGAACCTCACCGTTCGCATTTACAGGCAACAAGTTCGAGTTTCGCGCGGTTGGTTCTAGTGCTGCAGTTGCACTGCCAGCAATGGTGCTGAACACTATCGTTGCGGATTCGTTGCTGTTCATTGCTGACGAACTTGAAAAAGCATCGCCAAAGAAAACTGAACTCTCTGATGCAGAGCGCCAGAAAATCATTAACAAACTACTCAAGGACATCGTTGTCACCCACAAGCGTGTGCTGTTCGATGGCGACAACTACGACAAAGCATGGCATGACGAAGCAGAGAAACGTGGGCTCCCGATCATTCGTACGACGCCTGAGGCAATCGCTGTGCTGCGTGATCGCAAGACCGCGGAACTGTTTAAGCGCCAGAGTGTTCTGAACAAGGCCGAGGTCGAAAGCCGCGCAAGCATCTTTGCTGAGAAATACAACAAGCAACTCACGATCGAGGCCGAGATTCTTGTATCAATCGCGGAATCGCGCATCCTTCCCGCACTGCTGCGCCACCAGTGTGAGCTTGCCGAAGCAGTGTCCGCAACCGAGGCAGCCGATGTTGATCCACGCGATCTTCGCGGCCTGCTCGAGGATCACAACGAAGCCGTCCATCGCATGATCGCAGGAATGCGCAAACTCAGCGAACAGATCGATATCGCCCATCACAAGGACCCGATCAAGCATGGTTCGTTACTGGTCGAGAAAGTCATTCCTGCAATGGCTGACCTGCGGCAGATCATTGATGATCTTGAACGCTCGGTTTCACATGATCTCTGGCCGATGCCAAGCTATCAGGACATGCTCCGGGTATAA
- a CDS encoding TlpA family protein disulfide reductase: MCLSGPVNAQDDSVDTSLSALRHEWQTYVREHRLSDGSIEGADVFLIEHLQGYPVETMNATQIAALTEFVVGRSHIPAFVPLCDQIRFRAKRLSRLHSMEGAVAAEVRVVLGPTLMSGSYENLVDAFGNDIADDLVRQIAMANNDLILAALDHPGLEDALRAGFGHRIFRRAPLQLTPQEVELMAWRLAELSDAIDQSPETGRLNLLREHFQLMRTADSELPAALIGARRLALVAALEDKLHRLDTESAQATYIRNELAVLDTPAMKGDLIGSAAASLAFLEQDGTEATSLQDFRGGPVAIDFWATWCGPCIASFPALKELHTQLSDRGGCVLSVSAPEGRLPGSKVGEHPVEPKEEIKAVRRFAQQRGASWAFALINGSIMDARYDVRGLPTLVLVDSNGIVRAVHSGILQIDDIPALLNKLPDSK; the protein is encoded by the coding sequence ATGTGTCTTTCAGGTCCCGTTAATGCCCAGGACGACTCCGTCGACACTTCACTTTCTGCGCTGCGACACGAGTGGCAAACGTATGTGCGTGAGCATCGGCTGAGTGATGGCTCCATTGAGGGAGCTGATGTATTTCTGATTGAACACCTTCAGGGATACCCGGTTGAGACTATGAACGCAACTCAGATTGCTGCACTGACCGAGTTTGTTGTAGGCAGGAGTCATATACCTGCATTCGTGCCACTCTGTGACCAGATACGTTTTCGTGCAAAGCGATTATCTCGGCTGCATTCAATGGAAGGTGCAGTTGCAGCTGAAGTGCGCGTTGTACTCGGCCCAACTCTTATGTCGGGTTCATATGAGAATCTGGTCGATGCGTTTGGCAACGACATTGCAGATGATCTTGTCCGTCAGATTGCCATGGCAAATAATGATTTAATCCTTGCTGCACTGGATCATCCAGGGCTGGAGGATGCTCTACGCGCCGGATTTGGTCATCGCATATTCAGAAGAGCACCGCTGCAACTAACTCCGCAGGAAGTTGAACTCATGGCATGGCGATTGGCTGAACTGAGTGATGCAATCGACCAAAGCCCCGAGACAGGACGACTCAACCTGCTTCGCGAGCACTTTCAGCTTATGAGAACCGCGGATTCGGAACTGCCCGCAGCGCTCATCGGAGCGCGCAGGCTTGCACTGGTCGCAGCACTTGAGGACAAGTTGCATCGGCTTGATACAGAATCTGCTCAGGCAACGTACATCCGCAACGAACTCGCAGTGCTGGACACCCCTGCTATGAAGGGAGACTTGATTGGATCGGCAGCTGCAAGCCTTGCATTTCTTGAGCAGGATGGAACTGAGGCAACGAGCCTTCAAGATTTTCGCGGCGGACCCGTCGCGATTGATTTCTGGGCAACATGGTGCGGCCCCTGTATTGCGTCATTCCCGGCACTTAAAGAACTACATACTCAACTTTCTGATCGTGGTGGTTGTGTTTTGAGCGTGTCAGCGCCCGAGGGACGGTTGCCAGGTAGTAAAGTGGGCGAACATCCTGTTGAGCCCAAAGAAGAAATCAAAGCAGTGCGACGCTTTGCCCAGCAGCGAGGTGCATCGTGGGCATTTGCCCTTATCAACGGGAGCATTATGGATGCTCGCTACGACGTGCGTGGTCTTCCCACGCTTGTGCTCGTTGACAGCAATGGAATTGTCAGAGCAGTGCATTCCGGGATTCTTCAAATCGACGACATACCCGCTCTGCTGAATAAGTTACCAGATTCAAAGTAG
- a CDS encoding PEP-CTERM sorting domain-containing protein, with amino-acid sequence MNRRIAIRAAVLSMIAGSLLTGAASADPWSYEQNFNGGSSLTGWSHTQTEISPSGTQTFLGQFDNDTVSLSLSNIPAHTQLQVSFDLYVIGTWDGNDYPGPDRWSFGVQGEQPAIDTTFAVSKPTGYYQQAWPMNYQETGSSFPHRYGAKENNTLGYIWKGWAVDAIQEINVTLEHSDAEVTLDFSAWGLQGIGDESWGIDNVVVTAVPAPGALAMFGLGGLVATRRRR; translated from the coding sequence ATGAACCGTCGCATCGCGATTCGTGCTGCTGTGCTTTCAATGATTGCTGGCTCACTTCTGACCGGAGCAGCAAGTGCTGATCCTTGGTCCTACGAGCAGAACTTCAATGGTGGTTCAAGCCTGACCGGCTGGTCTCACACGCAAACTGAGATTTCACCATCTGGCACGCAGACGTTCCTCGGTCAGTTTGACAACGACACAGTGTCACTCTCACTGAGCAATATCCCCGCGCACACACAGCTGCAGGTCAGTTTCGACCTGTACGTGATCGGCACTTGGGATGGCAACGACTATCCGGGTCCAGATCGCTGGAGCTTTGGTGTTCAGGGCGAGCAGCCCGCGATCGATACCACCTTTGCGGTCAGCAAGCCTACTGGGTACTACCAGCAAGCATGGCCCATGAACTATCAAGAGACTGGTTCATCCTTCCCGCATCGCTACGGCGCCAAGGAAAACAACACACTCGGCTATATCTGGAAGGGCTGGGCAGTGGATGCGATCCAAGAGATCAATGTCACACTTGAGCATTCCGATGCTGAAGTGACACTCGATTTCTCAGCATGGGGTCTTCAGGGTATTGGTGACGAGTCATGGGGCATCGACAACGTTGTCGTGACAGCAGTGCCCGCACCAGGCGCATTGGCAATGTTCGGGCTCGGTGGTCTGGTTGCAACTCGCCGCCGCCGCTGA
- the ggt gene encoding gamma-glutamyltransferase, with product MAADQVLASEAGVEILAKGGNAVDAAVATSFALSVVRPYSCGIGGGGFMVVYLAPTETAPAKTVALNYRETSPAGIAPDHYEQLDDRRASRDGGHAVAVPGTVSGLLYALEHWGTMDRADVLEPAIRIAEQGFAVDEDYVETAFGLVRRFRADPSLQTRFAFTWERFLGNGQIQVGDRIRLPEQARALRLIARDGATAFYEGAIAQAVLRAVDGDGGVVSAADLEQYAPVEMTPISFRFRGYDVLTMPPPSSGGIAMAQMLGILERTGTLREGVDILDDPADAHVLIETMKHAFADRATHLADPAFHHVPINALLNPAYLDSLAHRIDPDRTLPPEAYGTQVDLPEDHGTSHFCVIDPMGNAVACTETINTEFGSLLPVPEFGFCLNNEMDDFTTSSGANAYGLTQSDANRPEPGKRPLSSMTPTIVLDQGQVIAVAGASGGPRIITGTMQVLIRMLVTDLPPNEAIRRPRLHHQWSPNIVRLETWGQHEWPDMWPDAIADRGHVLGEIAAVGNVQAIKQTDGFPRAGSDPRKGGEPAFLWKTQ from the coding sequence GTGGCTGCGGATCAAGTGCTCGCTTCAGAGGCTGGGGTCGAGATTCTGGCGAAAGGTGGGAATGCGGTCGATGCTGCTGTGGCAACCAGCTTTGCCCTCTCGGTGGTTCGGCCGTATTCGTGCGGGATTGGTGGCGGGGGTTTCATGGTGGTGTACCTTGCCCCGACAGAGACTGCGCCAGCAAAGACTGTTGCGCTGAACTATCGTGAGACCTCGCCAGCAGGCATCGCTCCAGATCACTACGAGCAACTTGATGACCGAAGGGCATCACGGGATGGTGGACATGCAGTTGCGGTTCCAGGCACAGTCAGTGGGCTGCTGTACGCGCTTGAGCACTGGGGAACCATGGATCGTGCAGATGTGCTTGAGCCCGCAATACGTATCGCAGAGCAGGGATTTGCTGTCGACGAAGATTATGTTGAGACCGCATTTGGTCTTGTCAGGCGATTTCGTGCAGATCCATCGTTGCAAACTCGATTTGCTTTTACATGGGAGCGGTTTCTTGGCAATGGGCAAATACAGGTTGGTGATCGAATCAGGCTGCCAGAGCAGGCGCGAGCGCTTCGCTTGATTGCAAGAGATGGAGCGACTGCCTTTTACGAGGGAGCAATAGCTCAAGCAGTGTTACGCGCGGTTGATGGTGATGGTGGTGTGGTTAGTGCGGCTGATCTGGAGCAATACGCACCTGTGGAAATGACACCTATTTCCTTCCGGTTTCGCGGATATGACGTGCTGACAATGCCGCCACCGTCAAGCGGTGGCATCGCGATGGCGCAGATGCTCGGTATACTTGAACGCACAGGCACGCTGCGTGAGGGCGTCGATATTCTCGATGATCCTGCAGATGCCCATGTGCTGATTGAGACGATGAAACATGCATTTGCTGATCGCGCAACCCACCTTGCGGATCCTGCGTTCCATCATGTACCAATCAATGCGTTGCTGAATCCTGCATACCTCGATTCGCTGGCGCATCGGATTGATCCTGATCGGACGCTCCCGCCTGAAGCCTATGGCACGCAAGTGGACCTCCCCGAGGACCATGGCACAAGTCATTTCTGTGTGATTGACCCGATGGGCAATGCGGTTGCGTGTACCGAGACGATCAATACCGAGTTTGGTTCGCTGCTCCCGGTCCCTGAGTTTGGGTTCTGTCTCAACAATGAGATGGACGATTTCACGACAAGCAGTGGGGCGAATGCGTACGGCCTGACACAGTCGGATGCAAACAGGCCAGAGCCCGGCAAACGCCCGCTCTCCAGCATGACACCGACGATCGTGCTCGATCAAGGACAGGTCATTGCAGTTGCCGGGGCGTCTGGAGGTCCCAGAATCATTACCGGTACGATGCAGGTGTTGATCAGGATGCTGGTGACTGATCTTCCGCCGAATGAGGCAATTCGTCGTCCCCGATTGCATCATCAATGGTCCCCGAACATTGTTCGGCTGGAAACATGGGGGCAACACGAATGGCCGGACATGTGGCCTGATGCGATTGCTGATCGTGGGCATGTGCTTGGCGAAATTGCCGCTGTGGGGAATGTGCAGGCAATCAAGCAAACCGATGGCTTCCCCAGAGCTGGCTCAGATCCTCGAAAGGGTGGTGAGCCTGCGTTTTTGTGGAAAACGCAATAA
- a CDS encoding cytochrome P450, with amino-acid sequence MAEPNDESLSVAGTKQPVPEQDASSSRTRFARFRQLSRQFLRRTPFKGSIRPGRVPLVSLRSTRPALPFPHPWNYREPLRILETYFHGADAETDAGARHNRYLEVVGFAPVLVTRDPGVIRAISMSSGDKPGQFDRDTMPTSGIARATGERTLLYSNGAEWKAQKRMAAPPFSRSTLYQPEVFSEFADTFRHTAVERLKLVRQRVEQHGDPTLRVTLDIEIKAVMLDMLVNSFFGASVDPQSIREREVPALDHFIDRIVRDTVMTKSGCPLHRLPRWMPGVARSRDAAAIFEELTTSAIEPRASGLGLWKYFKSEASNEALRPNIRVFLAGALEATTSYASWALAHLARNPEAQEKLYREVREVEDYNPEVLAGLEYLGCVLNETLRLTPALYFHPRRATADTWIQTDTGGSLFMPRGTHVLLDVWHANRHEDHWGVGVTGFPAERFVPERWIGRGATDLGTREWAHFGFGHGPRFCPGKNLGQMEVALVVGAVVKLFELTAVESEISAYAGVSTKPADGVLVNLRIREG; translated from the coding sequence ATGGCAGAACCGAACGATGAGTCTTTGAGCGTTGCAGGCACGAAACAACCTGTTCCTGAGCAAGATGCGAGTTCCTCGCGAACGCGGTTTGCTCGTTTCAGGCAACTGTCGAGGCAGTTTCTCCGTCGCACACCTTTCAAAGGATCTATTCGCCCCGGCCGCGTTCCACTTGTTTCGTTGCGGTCAACTCGGCCAGCGTTGCCGTTTCCACATCCATGGAACTACCGCGAACCGCTGCGGATACTTGAGACGTACTTCCACGGTGCTGATGCGGAGACTGACGCAGGCGCACGACACAACCGATATCTTGAAGTCGTCGGCTTTGCGCCTGTGCTCGTTACGCGCGACCCTGGTGTCATTCGGGCGATCTCAATGTCATCTGGTGACAAGCCAGGGCAGTTCGACCGCGACACAATGCCGACATCGGGTATCGCGCGCGCGACGGGCGAACGCACGCTGTTGTATTCAAATGGTGCCGAGTGGAAAGCGCAGAAGCGCATGGCAGCGCCACCTTTCTCCCGATCGACGCTGTACCAGCCGGAGGTGTTCAGCGAGTTTGCGGACACCTTCCGTCACACAGCAGTCGAGCGGCTCAAACTCGTTCGCCAAAGAGTAGAGCAGCACGGTGATCCGACGCTTCGCGTAACGCTTGATATCGAAATCAAAGCCGTCATGCTCGACATGCTGGTCAACAGTTTCTTCGGGGCTTCAGTCGATCCACAATCGATTCGAGAGAGAGAGGTGCCAGCGCTCGACCATTTCATTGATCGCATCGTGCGTGACACCGTGATGACCAAATCCGGGTGCCCATTGCATCGTCTTCCCAGATGGATGCCAGGAGTAGCTCGGTCGAGAGATGCTGCTGCGATCTTTGAAGAGTTGACCACCAGCGCAATCGAGCCACGGGCATCGGGCCTCGGATTATGGAAGTACTTCAAGTCAGAGGCGTCCAATGAAGCGCTCCGTCCGAACATACGTGTCTTTCTCGCTGGAGCTCTTGAGGCGACAACTTCATACGCCAGTTGGGCATTGGCGCATCTTGCTCGCAATCCGGAAGCTCAGGAAAAGCTCTATCGTGAAGTGCGCGAGGTGGAGGATTACAACCCTGAGGTGCTTGCAGGACTTGAGTATCTTGGATGCGTGCTTAACGAAACACTGCGTCTGACACCAGCGTTGTACTTTCATCCCCGTCGGGCTACAGCCGATACCTGGATTCAAACTGATACAGGTGGTTCGCTGTTTATGCCACGTGGAACGCACGTCCTGTTGGATGTCTGGCATGCCAACAGGCATGAAGATCACTGGGGTGTCGGTGTGACGGGATTCCCTGCTGAACGGTTTGTTCCCGAGCGATGGATCGGTCGCGGCGCCACAGACCTCGGAACGCGTGAGTGGGCCCACTTCGGATTTGGTCATGGGCCGCGATTCTGCCCCGGCAAGAATCTCGGGCAGATGGAGGTCGCTCTAGTTGTTGGTGCGGTTGTCAAGCTCTTTGAACTGACTGCAGTTGAGAGTGAGATTTCCGCGTATGCAGGTGTGTCCACAAAGCCCGCTGATGGGGTGCTCGTGAATTTGCGAATCCGAGAGGGTTGA